A genomic window from Triticum urartu cultivar G1812 chromosome 7, Tu2.1, whole genome shotgun sequence includes:
- the LOC125521778 gene encoding 22.0 kDa heat shock protein-like — protein sequence MEAAGHRSRVVAEVDPRSEWVHGDEFHTLIVDVSGFTRDQLKVQVESSGSLKIGGERALNGGRQWCHFLKRFDLPGVLDAAAIKVQLDKGVLYVQVPRSTDDSQEDALREEEDAGLSWSGGHTAAWRADEHPAWRLAKSLGEHRYVVLNVVLAVVLLWLVAFANSKQSGGQIKNE from the exons ATGGAGGCTGCTGGGCATCGCTCTCGCGTCGTGGCTGAAGTCGACCCCCGCAGCGAATGGGTTCATGGGGATGAGTTCCACACGCTCATCGTCGACGTCTCAG GATTTACCAGGGACCAGCTCAAGGTCCAGGTGGAGTCGTCGGGGAGCCTCAAGATCGGCGGCGAGCGCGCCCTCAACGGAGGCCGGCAGTGGTGCCACTTCCTGAAGCGGTTCGACCTCCCCGGCGTCTTGGACGCCGCGGCGATCAAGGTCCAGCTCGACAAGGGAGTCCTCTACGTCCAGGTGCCCCGTTCCACCGACGACAGCCAAGAGGACGCGCTGCGAGAAGAGGAGGACGCCGGCCTGTCCTGGAGCGGCGGCCACACGGCGGCGTGGCGGGCCGATGAGCACCCGGCGTGGCGTCTGGCCAAGAGCCTGGGCGAGCACCGATACGTCGTCCTGAACGTCGTGCTCGCCGTCGTGCTCCTCTGGCTCGTCGCGTTCGCCAACAGCAAGCAGAGCGGTGGGCAGATCAAGAACGAATGA